The DNA sequence GAGCTGGTCTGCCAGCTGCGCGACGGTCGCGGGCAACCCGCGTGGGGAGAGCGGCCGGTACACGTACACCGTGCGCGACGCCAACACACTCGGGTACTCGGAGCGCACCACCTACAACTGGCAGCTGCGCGAGTCCACCTGCACCGCGACGCGCACCGCGACACGGACGCTGACCCGCGCCGTGCCGCTGGCCGTCCCCAACGAGCTCCCCCCGCCGCCCGCCGAGCTGCCGCCGCCCACCCCGGTCGCCACGCCCGAACCCACCCGCGCGTGCACGCCCGGCGACCCGACGACCCTGCGACTGCGCGTCCCCGAGGAAGGCCCGTTCGAGCCTGGCGCCCGTGTGTGCCTCGCCGTGCGCGTCGCGGACGCGGCCGGGTGCGCGCTACCCAACCCACGCATCGAGTGGCGCGTGGCCGGCCCTCCTGGGACGAGCGGACGGATGGACGGTCGCTGCTTCGTGACCACGGCCAACGCGGCGGAGGCCGAGGGTGCGTACGAGATCACCGCCACGGCAGGGACGCTCGAGGCTCGAGCCGAGGTGACCGTCCGGACACCCGACTTGTCGGGGCTCATCGCCGTCCGAGACCGCGAGACGGGCGAGCACACGGGCGGCATCGACCGAGCCGAATCGGAGCACGCGTCCGGGGTGGCCGCCATCACCTCCGGTGGGCGCGGACGGCTGCCGCTGCTGATCGGGGTCGGTCTGTTGTTGCTGGGAGCCACGTGCGGATTCGCGCTGCTGGTCCTCCGTGTGCGGCGGCGCCCTGCCCCCCAGCGCACGGCCACGTCGGACGAGCCTTCCGACCGAACCTCAGCGCCACCGCCGAAGCTGCGTCCCGCCAATCCGCTCGAGAATTCGGGTACTGCGCTCATCCCACAGAAGGCCGCCCTGCCTCCCGTGGCCCGCCCGGACCCAGCCGCCGACCCGGCCGCTCGCGCACGCGCGGTGACCCTCGACGCGCCCCCCGAGGCCAGCGCGGCGCCTGCCGCAGCCCAGCTCGGTTCCAACGAGCCAGTCAGCTGCCCCGTGTGCGGTGCTCCTGGCACGGGCGGAGAGCGCTTCTGCGCGAAGCACGGGGAGCGCCTGGTCCCCCACGGCAGCAACCCACTGCGCACTGGGGGCATGATCTGCCCGACCTGCCGGCGCGGCTACCCCGCAGACGCGGAATTCTGCCCGCACGATGGAGCCGTCCTCGTGCCGTACACGCTCTACCGCCGCCAGGACACCACCCGGGACGCGCTCCCGCGCATCTGCCCGAGCTGCGGCGAGCGCTACGCGCAGCACGTCACGTTCTGCGGCAAGGACGGCAGCTCGCTCACGACCGTCAACTGACCCCCTCGCGCCCGCCCGCCTTGGCCTGGAGCCAGGATCGTGTCGCGGCCCTCCGTGTGCTCGCACGTCGCTCATCTCGTGCCACTCGGCACCCAAGGATGACAGCGCTCGCGGTTCGGTATGAACGAGACACAGCGCGATCTTGATCCAACGAGCTTCGCGCGCTTATCATCACGTCCCGACAAGGGATTCCCGCATTTACCCGTCTCGGAGCCCCCTCCGAGCAGACCAGAGGACCGCCAGGAAATGAAAATCGTCTGTGATAGCTGCTCCGCGAAGTATTCCATCGCGGATGAAAAGGTCGCCGGCAAGGTCTTCAAGATTCGTTGCAAGAAGTGCTCGAACGTCATCGTCGTCCGAGGTGACCAGGTAGAGGGCGGAAACGACGAAGACGAAGCCACGCGCGTATTCGACTATGGCGGAGACGCCGCATGGCACCTGGTGCTCGACGGCGAGCAGCAGGGCCCGTTCACGCCGCTGCAGATCGCGGGGATGCTGTCCGAAGGCACGGTCGACTACGAGTCGTACGTGTGGAAGGAGGGCTTCGACGGCTGGAAGGCGCTGAATGACGTGCCCGAGCTGATGGCTGCCCTGGGGAGCGGCGGCGAAGGGGCGGATCACGTCGCAGACGACGACTCGGGGAGCGACCCGTTCGCAGCGGCGAGCGGCGGCGACGCGGGCGCCCTCTTCGGCAGCGAGGCCGCCGCCAGCGCGGGGGTGAGCGCGGGCGGCGGGAACGACCTGTTCGCGAGCGAGGGAGGCGGAAACCTCTTCGGCGGGGGCGACGATGTGGTGGCGTCCACGCCGAGCCCACGGGTGTCGGCCGGCTCGGCCATGACCGGTCAACGCAACGAGAACTCCGTCCTGTTCTCGCTCAGCAACCTGCAAGCGCTCGCGACCGGTGGCGAAGCCGCGAAGCCCGCAAGCAAGCCCCTGGGCGGGTCCTCTTCGCCGCTCGGTGGCGCGGGCCTGCCGGCTTCCTCGGGTGGCATGGCCATGGGCGAGGGCTCCGGCCTCATCGACATCCGCGCCCTGGCGAGCGCCACGGCCGCGGTCCCTGCCGCGTCGCCGCTCAGCGCGCCCAAGGCCGCGCCGGTGGACGACCTCCTGGCCATCGGCGCGGGGCCATCGCTCGGTTCCGCGCTCGGCGCGCCGGTGCTCGCGCCGGTCGCGGCGGAGCCGCCACCTGCCCAGCCGGCGGCGGCCAGCGGGGGCAACAACAAGGTCGTGCTGATCGCGGCTGCCGTCGCGGTGCTCGCGGCGGTCGGCGCCGTGGGCTTCGTGCTCACGCGCCCCCCGGAGATTCGCGAAGTGGTCACGCAGGCCCCCGCGCCCACCCCGACGCCAGCTGCGGAGACCACGGGAACGACCGCCGCGGCGCCGACCGAGGGGACGGCCCCCGCAGCTGCCCCCGCCGAGGGGACGGCCCCGGCCGAGGCTCCAGCCGCCACGGACGACAGCCACGGCAGCAGCGGCTCCTCGTCCAGCAGCTCACGTTCCCGCGGCAGCTCGACACCCTCTGCGGCCACGAGCATGAGCTCGGCGCCGGCGGCGAGTGAGATGACCAGCAGCGCACCGGCCGCCACCCCCGCGCCCAGCATGACGAGCTCGATGTCCGCGAGCATCGACGACCTGCTCGGGATGGCCGTCGCGCCCATGGAGTCCGCCTCGGCCGACCTGCCCGACACCCCGTCGCGCTCGGCGGTCTCCAGCGCCCTCGGCGGTCGCGCCGCAGCGGTGCGCGCGTGCGGCAACGGCACCAGCGGCACGGCAACGGTCGCGGTCACCTTCGCCAGCAACGGGCGCGTCACCTCGGCCAACGTGTCGGGCGGACCCTTCGCGGGCAACTCCTGCATCGCGAACGCCGTGCGCGGCGCCCGCGTCCCGCCCTTCCGGCAAGCCACGTTCAACGTGAACTTCCCCTACCGCCTCTGACCCGCGCTCCGCGCGGAGCCCACTCGCACGCGCCCGCTCGGCTCTGCCCGGCGGGCGCGCTGCGTTTGAGCACCTCGAGACAGCGCGGCACGTCGAGACATCCCGCACGGGACGTCACGGCGAGTGAGCGGCGCGCCGCACGCTCAGCCGGCGAGGTCGGCCTGCACACGCTCGCGCAGGCCGCTCGAGCGCGTGACGGGACGCCCGGTCGCCGTCTCGATGGCCCCGCGCGAGCCCACCAGGGTCACGCTGGAGCGCGCGCGCGTGATGGCCGTGTAGAGGATCTCGCGTGTCAGCAGGGGCGTGTCCACGTCGGGCATCAGCACGGCCACGGCGTCGAACTCCGACCCTTGCGCCTTGTGCACCGTGATGGCGTAGGCGAGGTCGACGATGGGCTCGATGGCGACCAACGGGAACCCCACGAAGCCATCGTCCCGGCGGAAGAGCGCGAGACGCCGGGGCGCGCGCTCGAAGTCGAAGCGCCCCGTGAGCACGATCCCGGTGTCTCCGTTGAACAGCCCGCGCACGTAGTCGTTCTGGTGGACCATGATGGGCTCGCCCACGGCGAGGCGGGCGCGCGGGTCCTGCGAACGCTGCGCGTGGAACTGGCGGTTCACGCGCTCGACCCCGAGCGCACCGGCGCGCGTGAGCGCGAGCAGACGCGCTGCCTCCAGCTGCGCGAACAGAGCGCGCAGGGACGGGGTGAAGCTCTCGTCGGGGTGCCCCTGCGTGAGCAGCAGCTCGCCACCGAGCGACTGCGCCGCGCGCAACAGCGGTCGCAGGTAGCGCTCGTCCCAGCGCGCGAGGAACGCCGCGCGCGCGTCGGCGCCCGACGCGTGCACCCACTCACAGCCGTGGAAGGTCAGCGCACCCGCGTTTGCCCGAGGAACGATGGCCGTGTCGGACGCGGTCTCCCACAGCGGCTGGACCTTGCCGCGGTGGACGGCGCGCGCCACCGACAGAATGGTGCGTCCCGCAGGGTCCTTGGCGTCCATGCGATAGCTGTGCGTCAGGCGAACCACCGCGTCTCCGCGCAGCGTGCACAAGTCGCGGAACACCGCGCCTGCGTCCACCGAAGGCAGCTGATCGGCGTCGCCCAACAGGACCAGGCGCGTGCTGGGTGCGAGGGCCCTCAGCAGGCGGTCCATCATGGCGACGTCGATCATGCTGGCCTCGTCGACGATGACCACGCGCGCCCCGAGGGGGTTGCGCGCGTGCGCGCGGTAGCGCCCCGTGCGCGGCGAGAAGCCCAACAGCCGGTGCAAGGTCTGGCTGCGCGGAGGCGTGCGCAGCAAGGCCATGTCGTCGAAGGTGGGCGCCCGCAGCGCGCGCAGCGCCTGTGACACCGAGCTGCGCATGCGGTCGGCGGCCTTGCCAGTGGGCGCCGACAGCGCGATGTCGGTCTCGGGGTCGTAGCCCAGGCGCACCAGCACGCGCAGCAGGCTGACGACGATGCTGGTCTTGCCCGTCCCCGGCCCCCCCGACACCAACGCGAGCGGCGCCTGCGCAGCGACGCGCACGGCCCCCAGCTGCTCGCGCGACAGACGGAGCGCGCGGTCCCCCGCGTACGCAGGCGCCGCGATGACGTCGCGCAGCGCGCGCTCGAGCCGCACCTCGTCGAGGGCGGACGGCACCGCGGCCGAGCGCCCCGCGTCGGAGCCGCCCTCGTGTGGCAAGCGCGCAGCCACCGAGGCGGCGATGCGGCCCTCGATCGCGAACAGGCGCTGCACGTACAGGTAGTCGCCCGCCACGACCAGCGGCCCGGAGCTCTCCGGACCGACCACGGCCGGCGCGAACGCCCCCCCCTCCCCCCCGCGACCGGCGACCACCTGCGCAGCCAGCTCGCGCACGCGGGCGCCGCGCGTCTGCCCCAAGCCTCCCTCCTGCATCTCGTCCAGCAGCGCCGAGAGCTCTGTGGCGGCTCGCCCGT is a window from the Sandaracinaceae bacterium genome containing:
- the recD gene encoding exodeoxyribonuclease V subunit alpha, with the protein product MSLHPGGAGHARWARAHAAAPPFDAPLLQVCDALELDRALALRAHELSALPAELDPSARDALAVLVLALLVAQERGSTRLGIHGRAATELSALLDEMQEGGLGQTRGARVRELAAQVVAGRGGEGGAFAPAVVGPESSGPLVVAGDYLYVQRLFAIEGRIAASVAARLPHEGGSDAGRSAAVPSALDEVRLERALRDVIAAPAYAGDRALRLSREQLGAVRVAAQAPLALVSGGPGTGKTSIVVSLLRVLVRLGYDPETDIALSAPTGKAADRMRSSVSQALRALRAPTFDDMALLRTPPRSQTLHRLLGFSPRTGRYRAHARNPLGARVVIVDEASMIDVAMMDRLLRALAPSTRLVLLGDADQLPSVDAGAVFRDLCTLRGDAVVRLTHSYRMDAKDPAGRTILSVARAVHRGKVQPLWETASDTAIVPRANAGALTFHGCEWVHASGADARAAFLARWDERYLRPLLRAAQSLGGELLLTQGHPDESFTPSLRALFAQLEAARLLALTRAGALGVERVNRQFHAQRSQDPRARLAVGEPIMVHQNDYVRGLFNGDTGIVLTGRFDFERAPRRLALFRRDDGFVGFPLVAIEPIVDLAYAITVHKAQGSEFDAVAVLMPDVDTPLLTREILYTAITRARSSVTLVGSRGAIETATGRPVTRSSGLRERVQADLAG
- a CDS encoding zinc-ribbon domain-containing protein encodes the protein MKIVCDSCSAKYSIADEKVAGKVFKIRCKKCSNVIVVRGDQVEGGNDEDEATRVFDYGGDAAWHLVLDGEQQGPFTPLQIAGMLSEGTVDYESYVWKEGFDGWKALNDVPELMAALGSGGEGADHVADDDSGSDPFAAASGGDAGALFGSEAAASAGVSAGGGNDLFASEGGGNLFGGGDDVVASTPSPRVSAGSAMTGQRNENSVLFSLSNLQALATGGEAAKPASKPLGGSSSPLGGAGLPASSGGMAMGEGSGLIDIRALASATAAVPAASPLSAPKAAPVDDLLAIGAGPSLGSALGAPVLAPVAAEPPPAQPAAASGGNNKVVLIAAAVAVLAAVGAVGFVLTRPPEIREVVTQAPAPTPTPAAETTGTTAAAPTEGTAPAAAPAEGTAPAEAPAATDDSHGSSGSSSSSSRSRGSSTPSAATSMSSAPAASEMTSSAPAATPAPSMTSSMSASIDDLLGMAVAPMESASADLPDTPSRSAVSSALGGRAAAVRACGNGTSGTATVAVTFASNGRVTSANVSGGPFAGNSCIANAVRGARVPPFRQATFNVNFPYRL
- a CDS encoding zinc ribbon domain-containing protein; its protein translation is MAVCGTLESRAGAQEVSYTGAWQASPLSVRYALQSWGPDCGPRPGSSSEPGGRVTISAEGSHLRFSGAVSGSTNACWSDNAEVRRVSASARGESWSASCATVAGNPRGESGRYTYTVRDANTLGYSERTTYNWQLRESTCTATRTATRTLTRAVPLAVPNELPPPPAELPPPTPVATPEPTRACTPGDPTTLRLRVPEEGPFEPGARVCLAVRVADAAGCALPNPRIEWRVAGPPGTSGRMDGRCFVTTANAAEAEGAYEITATAGTLEARAEVTVRTPDLSGLIAVRDRETGEHTGGIDRAESEHASGVAAITSGGRGRLPLLIGVGLLLLGATCGFALLVLRVRRRPAPQRTATSDEPSDRTSAPPPKLRPANPLENSGTALIPQKAALPPVARPDPAADPAARARAVTLDAPPEASAAPAAAQLGSNEPVSCPVCGAPGTGGERFCAKHGERLVPHGSNPLRTGGMICPTCRRGYPADAEFCPHDGAVLVPYTLYRRQDTTRDALPRICPSCGERYAQHVTFCGKDGSSLTTVN